From Paraglaciecola sp. L1A13:
CGGGGATCCACAGTAAAAAGTGGAGTCGTGAACAAGCAATTAACTATTTAATTGAGAATACCCCTAACCCCAAAAATGATTCGGTAAAAGCGATTGAGCGCTATATTGCGATGCCGGGACAGGCAACAGCCTATATGATCGGTAAACTTAAAATCATGGAGTTACGTGAATGGGCGCGTGATGAGCTAGGCGAGCAATTTGATATTCGTGGCTTTCATGCCCAAGTATTAAAAGATGGGCCAGTGCCACTGAATATTCTCGAGCAAAAAGTAAAAGCTTGGGTAGTCAGTGAGAAAAAGGCGCTCTAATAAGCCGTATTAATTCTCAATTATTAGCTAATAAAAAGCCAGCTTAGGTAACTAAACTGGCTTTTTTGATTGTGATACCAACTATTAAATTAATTCAAAAAGAACTGAGTGCTAATAAACTGCCATTGCTCGTTAAAGCCCTCGGTAGGACGACGCGTAAACTTACTGCGAATAAACTGGTTAATGCGACCATCCGCGTAGCAGATAAGGAAGTTGGCGATAATCGCTTCATCTGCTGGTAAGGTTTTACCTTCTCGTAACTTTCGTTCTCTAAGAACTTGTTTTAACTGAGTTTCTAAGCGTTCAAATAGTTGGGTTATGCGGTCACGCAGTCTGTCTTGTTCGCCCATTAATGCGTCACCGTTTAAGATGCGCGTTATGCCTGGGTTTTTCTCGGCAAATCCTAGTATTAAACGCAGAATTAACTGGCAACGGGTCTCAGAGTCTTTTTCTTCGTTTATGATTTTGTTGATACGCGAAAAGAGTGTTTCTTCGATAAACTCGATTAATCCTTCGAACATCCGTGCTTTACTGGGAAAGTGGCGATACAGCGCAGCCTCTGATACACCCACGTGTGCAGCCAGTTTAGCCGTAGTGATACGTTGGCCTGGATTGGTTTGTAACATACTGGCGAGTGCTTGTAATATTTGTGCGCGGCGATTTATTTTTTTTGCTATTGCCATTTTCTATCCTAAAGTGACCTCTGTGTTCTTCGTTACCTAAAGAGCATGTCCTTGGTTTATTTACGTCGTTTTCTGTACATAACGTTGTGCAACAAGTGTCATTAGCGTTAACGCTAACTGACTCTTATCGGCCACGCCGAGATTTTTTTCACCATTATTCCAATAAACATTAAGCGCGTTTTGTTCGCTGTTAAAACCTAAACCTGCTTGGGACACATCGTTTGCAGCGATCATGTCAAGCTTCTTACGTTTGAGTTTATCTTGAGCGTAATGGGCGACGTCTTGCGTTTCAGCGGCAAAACCGACCGTGAAAGGAGGCTGAGCTAAATGTGCAACATCACTAAGAATATCAGGGTTTCTAGTAAAAGTAAGTGTTAACTCCGAATCGGACTTCTTAATTTTCTGTTGTGTTTTCTGTTGTGGTTTGTAATCAGCAACAGCTGCGCAACCTATAAAAATGTCGCAATCCGGCACCACTTTCATCACAGCTTTATGCATTTGTTCGGCACTAACCACGTCTATTACTTCAACGCCTGTTGGGCGAAGTAAATTAACCGGTCCAGATATTAAGGTAACCTTAGCACCAAGAGCTAATCCGGCTTGCGCTAGTGCGTAGCCCATTTTCCCTGAACTGTGATTACTGATAAAGCGTACGGGATCTATTTCTTCCCGGGTTGGCCCTGCTGTAATCACAATATGCCTGTTGGCTAAAATGGGATCCATTGGACTTTGGGCTAACATGTTAGCAATGTCGACAGGTTCTAACATACGACCTAAACCCACATCACCGCACGCTTGCTCACCGGGAGCTGGGCCCAAAACCTTGACACCCCTTTGTACAAGCACGTTTAAGTTAGCTTGCGTAGCTGGAGCGTGCCACATCTGTTGATTCATTGCTGGCGCGATATATAACGGTGCGCTGGTGGCTAGGCAAAGCGTAGAGAGTAAATCGTCAGCTAGGCCGTGTGCTAACTTAGCCATAAAATTCGCTGTAGCTGGCGCTATAAGCACTTTGTCAGCCCATTTAGCCAATTCAATATGGCCCATGGCTGCTTCTGCATTTCGATCGAGCAGGTTATCACCGACTGGATTCCCTGAGACCGCTTGCAGCGCTAAGGGGCTTACAAACTCGCTTGCTGAAGTGCTCATTACACAACGTACTTGTGCCCCAAGAGCCGTTAATTTCCTGACTAAATCTGGGGTTTTATAAGCCGCTATACCGCCTGTTATGCCGAGAAGAATCTTTTGCTGAGTTAATTGCATAGGGATCATTTTGCTGTCTTAGGTATTTTATGTGGTCATTATTGGCTGGAATAGACCGCTTTTGCTAGGCTTAATTTTCAATTGTTTTCGATTTTGTGTCCCTCGTAGACACAAAAAAGAAACTCGAGAATAGTCAGGGACGTATGAAAATAACCGATTGGCCAAGCCATGAAAGACCAAGAGAAAAACTATTAGCACAAGGGCCTACAGCTTTATCCGATGCAGAACTATTGGCTATATTTTTACGAACGGGTACCAAAGGGCTTAGCGCTGTTGATCTTGCTCGTAACTTACTTAATACCTTTGGTTCGCTGCGCGGATTGATTGGTGCAAGTCAGCAAGACTTTTGTCTTGCTAAAGGCTTAGGGCAAGCAAAATTTGTTCAATTACAAGCATCAATAGAGCTAAGCCAGCGTTTTTTCACTGAGCAGTTGCAACGCGAAACCGTATTTAATAGCGCCCAACAAACAAAACATTTTTTAATAGCCCAGCTACGAGATGAACCGAACGAAGTGTTTGGCATGTTATTACTTGATAGCCAGCATCAGTTAATTAAATTCCGCAAGATGTTCTTCGGATAGTACCCTTCTCTCAATGTAATATTTGTAATAACTATCGTGGGACTTAGTTGTCTTAGGGTATAAAAAATGTAATATTTAATTTCACGATTTGCTTAATAGCACCGGATAATAGCTACTATATAACTGGTAAAAAATAGGTAAAGCGAAGAGTAACTCGTGACGAATTATGTCTTAAAATTAGAAAAAGTTTTCTCGATTTTTTCTAAGATTTCTTTCAAATTTATCCCCTCATAACATTTCAACTGTAATATAAAATCTATAAAAATTAGTTACAAGTGGGTGAGAAATATTCACGTTTCGGGTTTGAAAATTCAATTTGAACTTATTGTTTTAAAGTACTAAGCTTGCTTTTGTCGGCTTTCTGCACCGCAACTCACTTTGCTCCGACATTGGTGCACATTCTCTTTTTTTAAGGCAGTTTATCTTCGTTATTTGTTGAAATTTCACTGCCTTCCCCCACATGTCCTTTCATTTCTTTTTGAAATGATGGGGTTTATTTATTTACCATTAGACAAAACTTGAAAGTGTTCATCATATTGTCTTTCTCTACGAAGCTCAGCGCAAAAATTTGGGTTATGATTCTGGTGAAAATATAAGTGCATTTTAGAGTATGAGGAGTTGAAATGCTCTCTAGTTCTACATTAAAAGTGAATGTTATCTTAGATAATACTGGTCAAGTTGTTAATTCAAAGTGCATCGTGACGAGAGAAGGAGTCTTGCTCAGCTACCTCAAATATTTATTGGATAATCGCTATAAAAGCGAAAGTTGGAAAAGTCGATCGATCTTTGCAAATCGGCTACTGATAGATTATATCGACGCAAATAAAAATGTGTTTGCTCAACCTCTAGATCTTTTCAGGGAGTTTAGCCACATATTATTTACTGGAACAATTAGTAAAACCAATCAGGATCCTTCTAATCTTTTTTGGAAATCTAGAAAACCTGATGACGCTAACTTTATTCTTAGTCTTATCACCCACTACACAGATTGGTTGTCGGTAGTTAATAACAATAAAGATTTACAGTTAAATCCTTTTCGAAAAGCGTCTAGTTTTGAAAAAAAACTGATATGGGCATCCCTTCTGAACAAAAAAGATAAGGCGTTTTTGTCACATCTTTGGAAACCTGAACTTGTAAACCAGTCAACTCTTCGAGTGAGGCAGTTAGGATTAAGACGATTTACGGCATCATCGCATTTTAATGATGACTCAAAAGCCTTCCCTAAAGAAAAGATAAATGCGTTACTTTATAAAGGTTTTCTAATTCCTAAATCCGAGCACAAAGAACAACTCCATGAACGTATAAACCTTAGAGATGTGTTAATAACGTTACTCATGTATTACGGTGGATTGCGAATTAGCGAGACAGCCCATATATACATTGAGGATATCGCCGAAGTAAAAAACCAAGCACTATCAAAAGTTGTTAAAGTGTATGATCCTATTTTTGGTAGGGCCCCATGCAAAGAAAATATTA
This genomic window contains:
- the slmA gene encoding nucleoid occlusion factor SlmA → MAIAKKINRRAQILQALASMLQTNPGQRITTAKLAAHVGVSEAALYRHFPSKARMFEGLIEFIEETLFSRINKIINEEKDSETRCQLILRLILGFAEKNPGITRILNGDALMGEQDRLRDRITQLFERLETQLKQVLRERKLREGKTLPADEAIIANFLICYADGRINQFIRSKFTRRPTEGFNEQWQFISTQFFLN
- the coaBC gene encoding bifunctional phosphopantothenoylcysteine decarboxylase/phosphopantothenate--cysteine ligase CoaBC, coding for MQLTQQKILLGITGGIAAYKTPDLVRKLTALGAQVRCVMSTSASEFVSPLALQAVSGNPVGDNLLDRNAEAAMGHIELAKWADKVLIAPATANFMAKLAHGLADDLLSTLCLATSAPLYIAPAMNQQMWHAPATQANLNVLVQRGVKVLGPAPGEQACGDVGLGRMLEPVDIANMLAQSPMDPILANRHIVITAGPTREEIDPVRFISNHSSGKMGYALAQAGLALGAKVTLISGPVNLLRPTGVEVIDVVSAEQMHKAVMKVVPDCDIFIGCAAVADYKPQQKTQQKIKKSDSELTLTFTRNPDILSDVAHLAQPPFTVGFAAETQDVAHYAQDKLKRKKLDMIAANDVSQAGLGFNSEQNALNVYWNNGEKNLGVADKSQLALTLMTLVAQRYVQKTT
- the gmtY gene encoding gamma-mobile-trio recombinase GmtY; amino-acid sequence: MLSSSTLKVNVILDNTGQVVNSKCIVTREGVLLSYLKYLLDNRYKSESWKSRSIFANRLLIDYIDANKNVFAQPLDLFREFSHILFTGTISKTNQDPSNLFWKSRKPDDANFILSLITHYTDWLSVVNNNKDLQLNPFRKASSFEKKLIWASLLNKKDKAFLSHLWKPELVNQSTLRVRQLGLRRFTASSHFNDDSKAFPKEKINALLYKGFLIPKSEHKEQLHERINLRDVLITLLMYYGGLRISETAHIYIEDIAEVKNQALSKVVKVYDPIFGRAPCKENITRRQYLLEQYSLEPRCNYDVSSKQFAGWKNPSLSNARDRFFIVYFFPEKAGELFFEFWRLYIIYQRVGAPSTAMHPYAFTSKNGSPYSIKSYYEARKRAVERIGLVYCKNEGTTPHGDRHRYGQNLAESGVSPVAIRNAMHHKSLESQHTYTKPSDKELRRQLVEAEELLTASVVMPE